The following nucleotide sequence is from Pseudomonas sessilinigenes.
AATGCCTCGCAGCTCAACGGTATCCAGGAAATCGCCGGTACCGCCGCCGATTTCGTGTTGGCCAACCCCAACGGCATTTCGGTCAACGGTGGCAGCTTCCTCAACACCCCCAACGCCAGCCTGGTGGTGGGCCGTCCGGAACTCGAGGACGGCAAGCTGCAAGGGCTCAACACCCGCGACGCACGGGGCCAACTGGACATCCAGGGCGGTGGCCTGCGCAACGACAAAGGCTCGATCAACCTGATCGCCCCCCGTATCGACAGCCGCGGTGAGCTCAAGGCCCAGGATCAGTTGAACCTGACCGTAGGGCGTAACCAACTCGATGCCAAAGGCCAGGTACGCCAGGTCGACCCGGCCGGCCACACCCAGGAGCAGCGCATCGACGCCAGCCTGTTCGGAGCCATGCGCGCCGGGCGGATCAATATCGTCAGCACCGCCGAAGGCGCCGGGGTACGCGTTGGCGCGGTACAGATCGACGGTCACGATGGCATCAAGCTGAGCTCCGCTGGCGACCTGGACATCCGTGGCCAGGCCGTGGCCAACAGCCTCGACGCCAACCGGGCCGACCTGCGCAGCCAGGGCGATATCGACCTGCATGGCGGCCGCGACCTGGACCTGGCCGCCACCGACGTCAGCGGACGCAACGTCAAGCTCGACGCCGGGCGCAACCTGACCCTGAGCAGCATCGAAAGCCGCAAGCTCCAGGAAAAACGCCAGCAGTGGGACAACAGCACCATCGGCATTACCTGGGAAACCTACGACCGCACCGAGACCAGCAGCGACAGCCGCCAGCACGGCAACAAGGTGGTGGCGCAACACAACGCGCAATTGAACTCGGGGGCCGACACTCGGCTGCAGGCCAGCAGCATCGAGGCCGGCAATAGCCTGTCCGCCAACAGTGGTGGCGACCTGCAACTGACCGCCGCCACCGAGACCCACACCCAGCGCGACCAGGGCCAGCACCGCAAGCACCTGTGGAAGGAAACCTGGGATACCGCCAGCAGCGACCAGCGCAGCATCACCAGCCAGCTCAAGAGCGGCAACCAGTTGCAACTCGACAGCAAGCAGAAGCTACGCCTGGAAGGCGCTGAACTGCACAGCAAGGGCGATATCCAACTGGCGGCCAAAGACGTGGATATCACCAGCGCCAGCCGCCATAGCAGCAGTAGCGAGCAACGCTACTCCGGCGACCTGGTGGGCGGGGGCTTCTTCGGCAAGAACGCCGATGGCGACCAGGGCAAGACCCAGAACCAGGGCAGCAAGGTCAATGCCGAGGGCAAGCTGATCGTGCAGGCCGACAACGTGCGCATCAGCGGCAGCCAGGCCCGGGGCGGCACCCAGGCCAGCGTTATCAGCGACGACGGTTCGCTGACCATCGACGGCGTGCAGGACACCAGCCACAGCAATAGCCACAACAAGGACAGCAAGTTCTTCGGCATCGCCAAGGACGAGAGCAGCCAGCAGAACAAGGCCAGCACCACCGTCGGCAGCCAAGTACGCTCGGACAGCAACCTCAAGCTGCAAAGCGCCAAGGACCTGATCGTCAGTGGTTCCCAGGTCAGCGCCAAGGGTCAGCTGGACGCCAGCGCGAAGGGCTCGGTCAAGGTGACAGCGGCCGAGGATACCCAGCACACCAGCAGCAGCTCGCAACAGCGCGGTTTCGACGCCTACGCCAAGCAGACCGCACCCGGCAGCGGCCAGTACCGGGCCGGCGTGCGCTACCAGGACCAGCAGCGCAACGACAGCAGCGACAGCACCCGGCAACAGGCGTCCAGCCTTAGCGGCACCAGCCTGGCGGTCAGTGCCGGCGAGGACGTGAGCATCCAGGGCAGCAAAGTGGCGGCCACCGCGGGCGATGCCAGCCTGAGCGGCAAGAACGTCGAGCTGCTGGCAGCGCACGACAAACAGGACAAGCACAGCGACAGCACCACCACTGGTGGCGGCTTCTACTACACCGGCGGCCTGGATCGGGCCGGCAACGGCGTGGAGGTAGCCCATAACAGCAGCCAGGACAGCAGCAGCAAGAGCACCGCACAAACCAGCAACATCGCCGCCAGCGGCAACCTGACCATCAGCGCCGGCAATCGCCTGAGCACCGAGGGCGCCCAGGTCAAGGCCGGCGACAAGCTGCAAGTCAGCGCCGGGCAAATCGACAACCGCGCCGCACACAACAGCGAAAGCAGCCACCACCAGGAGAACAACTGGGCGGTGGATGTCGGCGCCAACGTCGAGTACAAGGGCGTGGCCCGGCCCATCGAGAAGGCCGTCCAGGGCGTGGCCCAGCGCAAGTTCCACCAGCCTGGGGTGCTCGACGCCCTGGAACAGCCCAACATCGGGCTGGACGTGGATGTCAGCCACCAGAACCGCCAACTCGACACCAGCGCCAGCACCGCAGTGGTCAGCCAACTGAGCGGTGGCCAGGTCCAGGTCAAGGCCGACGGCCAACTGCAGGACCAGGGCACCCAGTACCGCGCCACCGACGGCGCGGTGAAGATCGATGCCGGCAGCCTGGTGGCCAGCGCCGCCAAGGACACTCACAGCAGCAGCGAGCAGGCGGTGGACGCCAAGGTCGGCGTACGGGTCTACACCAACACCGGTGAAGACCTGAACATCCGCGGCAGCGGCGCCGGTGGCAGCAGCACCGTCACCAGCAGCACCGAGAAAGCCCAGGTGGGCAGCTATGCCGGCAGCCAGGGCGTGGAAATCAAGCTCACCGGCGACGCCAGCTTCGAGGGCAGCCAGTTCAATGGCGGCCAGGGCGACGTGAAGATCAAGGCCGGCGGCGAACTGGCGTTGAACCAGGCCACTGACAAGCAGGACAGCAGCAACTCCAGCCTGCGGGGCGATGCCTCGCTGAGCCTGGGCACCCTGCCCGGCAGCAGCGGCACCAACCTCAACGTCGGCGCCGGGCTCCAGCTGGACCACAAGCGCCTGGACCAACAGGACAGCCAGGCGCAGGTCGCCAGCATCCAGGGCCAGGGCAAGGTGCAGCTCGAAAGTGGCGGCAACCTGACCCTGCAAGGTACCCAGATCGGCAACGCCGCGCGCCCCACCGGGGATATCAGCCTCAATGCCGGTGGCAAGCTCGACCTGCAAGCCGCGACCAATACCCACGCCAGCCAGGGCAGCAACCTGGGCGGTGGCCTCACCGCCGGTGG
It contains:
- a CDS encoding hemagglutinin repeat-containing protein; the protein is MPDNTHRFHLSPQGTLRWTIASLLLVSHLPLALAGGITVVEGPGGVPILQDQGGVPIVNIVAPNSGGLSHNQFLDYNVGQQGVVLNNNSDVLHQAASQLAGQVAANPQFQGQAASVILNEVISRNASQLNGIQEIAGTAADFVLANPNGISVNGGSFLNTPNASLVVGRPELEDGKLQGLNTRDARGQLDIQGGGLRNDKGSINLIAPRIDSRGELKAQDQLNLTVGRNQLDAKGQVRQVDPAGHTQEQRIDASLFGAMRAGRINIVSTAEGAGVRVGAVQIDGHDGIKLSSAGDLDIRGQAVANSLDANRADLRSQGDIDLHGGRDLDLAATDVSGRNVKLDAGRNLTLSSIESRKLQEKRQQWDNSTIGITWETYDRTETSSDSRQHGNKVVAQHNAQLNSGADTRLQASSIEAGNSLSANSGGDLQLTAATETHTQRDQGQHRKHLWKETWDTASSDQRSITSQLKSGNQLQLDSKQKLRLEGAELHSKGDIQLAAKDVDITSASRHSSSSEQRYSGDLVGGGFFGKNADGDQGKTQNQGSKVNAEGKLIVQADNVRISGSQARGGTQASVISDDGSLTIDGVQDTSHSNSHNKDSKFFGIAKDESSQQNKASTTVGSQVRSDSNLKLQSAKDLIVSGSQVSAKGQLDASAKGSVKVTAAEDTQHTSSSSQQRGFDAYAKQTAPGSGQYRAGVRYQDQQRNDSSDSTRQQASSLSGTSLAVSAGEDVSIQGSKVAATAGDASLSGKNVELLAAHDKQDKHSDSTTTGGGFYYTGGLDRAGNGVEVAHNSSQDSSSKSTAQTSNIAASGNLTISAGNRLSTEGAQVKAGDKLQVSAGQIDNRAAHNSESSHHQENNWAVDVGANVEYKGVARPIEKAVQGVAQRKFHQPGVLDALEQPNIGLDVDVSHQNRQLDTSASTAVVSQLSGGQVQVKADGQLQDQGTQYRATDGAVKIDAGSLVASAAKDTHSSSEQAVDAKVGVRVYTNTGEDLNIRGSGAGGSSTVTSSTEKAQVGSYAGSQGVEIKLTGDASFEGSQFNGGQGDVKIKAGGELALNQATDKQDSSNSSLRGDASLSLGTLPGSSGTNLNVGAGLQLDHKRLDQQDSQAQVASIQGQGKVQLESGGNLTLQGTQIGNAARPTGDISLNAGGKLDLQAATNTHASQGSNLGGGLTAGGGKSSSEQSSGKNANLSANFNIGRVSEQDQDQRGGQLYSQGQVTLASGASGDAAIHLQGTRVDAGKVVLDAAQGGIYQESAQATQVHNNWGLTLGAGANLSQTTPTDAEQGSAKNAHGINARAKIDVDRRQNSTQHDSLIKADQVVLASAGNVQLAGAHIDAQRVDGAIGGDLSIESRQDQVRSTQVNIDAKLDAEKNQPGLVSKLAKPAGPLKDDLQAKAEKSFGKHREKLENAVDKGVDKLGSAKDSLVSQADNAKERLGEKLSRSASYDVNPEPRGAIGNSVDKAKGYLADKADALGNRFSSLKDRFWPKTSDSYSVNEKTTTGASVANTTENVLFGDKSGNTSYTPTLNLNLSHQAKDSVQQASGISGRQGVNLSVSGETKLTGARIGASDGRVDLGGSRVTSTALAGSDYRVDVGVNLSKSPVNLALGSGNELTRKQDDATQKDQVFNLGPLRVGGHSDSQLLQAGIDQKAP